Proteins from a genomic interval of Mesobacillus sp. S13:
- the mtnW gene encoding 2,3-diketo-5-methylthiopentyl-1-phosphate enolase, with product MSEITATYIVHDAKHNPQKKAEGIALGLTVGSWTDLPELDQKQLRKHKGRVVSVEGSSLDHNSETVATIKIAYPALNFSPDLPAILTTVFGKLSLDGKVKLVDLEFGEELKKHFPGPRFGIEGIRRKLGVYDRPLLMSIFKGVIGRDMDFLLKQLKEQSLGGVDLIKDDEILFENELTPIEKRVTLGKEVLEQVYETTGHRTLYAANLTGRTSQLKDKARKAAELGADALLFNVFAYGLDVLQELREDDEISIPIMAHPAVSGALTSADEYGFSHSLLLGKLLRYAGADFSLFPSPYGSVALEKQQAISIAEALTAEDQYERTFPVPSAGIHPGMVPLLVKDFGVDSIINAGGGVHGHPGGAQGGGKAFRQAIETVLQRKSLEEGSLEHDELKTAIRLWGSSEAVAK from the coding sequence ATGAGTGAAATTACAGCGACTTACATAGTCCATGACGCCAAACATAACCCGCAGAAAAAAGCAGAGGGAATCGCGCTCGGCTTGACAGTGGGATCCTGGACTGACCTGCCGGAACTGGACCAAAAACAATTAAGAAAACATAAGGGAAGAGTGGTTTCTGTAGAAGGCTCGAGCCTGGACCATAATTCAGAAACAGTGGCAACAATCAAAATCGCCTATCCTGCCCTCAATTTTTCACCAGACCTGCCAGCCATTTTGACAACTGTTTTTGGAAAACTCTCGCTTGATGGCAAAGTGAAACTTGTCGATCTCGAATTTGGTGAAGAGTTAAAGAAACACTTCCCGGGTCCTCGCTTCGGAATTGAAGGAATCAGGAGGAAGCTTGGTGTCTATGACCGTCCATTGCTTATGAGCATCTTCAAAGGTGTCATCGGACGTGATATGGATTTTCTGCTAAAACAGCTTAAAGAACAAAGCCTTGGAGGAGTTGACCTGATCAAGGACGATGAAATCCTGTTTGAAAACGAGCTTACACCTATTGAAAAGAGGGTCACTCTTGGGAAAGAGGTCCTTGAGCAAGTCTATGAAACTACAGGGCACAGGACCTTATATGCGGCCAATCTGACAGGAAGAACTTCACAGTTGAAGGACAAAGCAAGAAAAGCGGCTGAACTTGGAGCCGATGCACTGCTGTTCAATGTGTTCGCCTATGGCTTGGATGTTTTGCAGGAACTAAGGGAAGATGATGAAATCAGCATCCCAATCATGGCTCACCCAGCGGTAAGCGGTGCGCTGACATCGGCCGATGAATATGGCTTTTCCCATTCCTTGCTTTTAGGAAAATTACTCCGCTATGCCGGAGCAGACTTCTCGCTTTTCCCGTCACCATATGGAAGTGTGGCACTTGAAAAGCAGCAGGCGATATCAATTGCTGAGGCACTGACTGCTGAGGATCAATACGAAAGGACCTTCCCGGTTCCATCAGCAGGCATACATCCTGGAATGGTGCCGCTATTAGTTAAAGATTTCGGAGTTGATTCAATCATAAATGCAGGCGGAGGCGTCCATGGTCATCCTGGTGGAGCACAGGGTGGAGGCAAGGCTTTCAGGCAGGCGATTGAAACCGTACTCCAGAGAAAAAGCCTTGAAGAAGGGTCACTGGAGCATGATGAATTGAAAACAGCTATACGCCTGTGGGGCTCATCAGAGGCGGTGGCAAAGTGA
- a CDS encoding 2-hydroxy-3-keto-5-methylthiopentenyl-1-phosphate phosphatase — translation MSQPVIFCDFDGTVTEKDNIIAIMNEFGSDGWDEIKEAVLGRRISIREGVGKMFSLLPVSKKEEIIQFAVQNARIRPGFQEFLDYAHEEGIPVYIVSGGIDFFIEPIIQKFGPLAGVYCNSSDFTGSTIKIEWPNSCDDQCSNDCGCCKPSIMRKLEKRSAYKIVIGDSVTDLEAAKQADLVLARDYLKDKCEEWEIEHRPFETFYDCIDALKTETGVRG, via the coding sequence GTGAGTCAGCCAGTAATATTTTGCGACTTTGACGGAACAGTAACAGAAAAGGACAATATCATAGCCATCATGAATGAATTCGGTTCGGATGGCTGGGATGAAATAAAAGAAGCAGTGCTGGGCCGCAGGATTTCGATCAGGGAGGGAGTCGGGAAAATGTTTTCTCTCCTACCTGTTTCGAAGAAGGAAGAAATCATTCAGTTTGCTGTACAGAACGCCAGGATCCGCCCGGGATTTCAAGAGTTTCTTGATTATGCACATGAGGAAGGTATACCTGTTTATATCGTCAGCGGAGGGATTGATTTTTTCATAGAACCTATCATTCAAAAATTCGGACCGCTCGCTGGAGTGTATTGCAATAGTTCGGATTTTACAGGAAGTACGATAAAAATAGAATGGCCAAACAGCTGCGATGATCAATGTTCAAATGATTGCGGCTGCTGTAAACCATCCATCATGAGAAAGCTGGAAAAAAGGAGCGCATATAAAATAGTCATCGGTGACTCCGTAACAGATTTGGAAGCTGCAAAACAAGCCGACCTTGTGCTTGCCAGAGACTATTTAAAGGATAAATGCGAAGAATGGGAGATTGAACATAGACCATTCGAAACGTTTTATGACTGTATAGATGCACTTAAAACTGAGACAGGGGTGAGAGGATGA
- a CDS encoding methylthioribulose 1-phosphate dehydratase has translation MSSLESKWEELADVKAELADRDWFMGTSGNLAIKMNSDPVQFLVTASGKDKRKRTDEDFLLVDQFGRPVEETYLKPSAETLLHVEVYKKTNAGCSLHVHTIDNNVISEVYGDRGEVQFQGQELIKAFNIWEEDAVLKIPIIPNYAHIPTLAKAFSEHVKGDTGAVLIRNHGITVWGRNAFEAKKILEATEFLFRYQLRLLEHKPFQLFKVV, from the coding sequence ATGAGCTCATTAGAAAGTAAGTGGGAAGAACTGGCCGACGTAAAGGCAGAACTGGCAGATCGTGATTGGTTCATGGGAACGAGCGGCAACCTGGCAATCAAAATGAACAGCGACCCGGTGCAATTCCTTGTAACGGCGAGCGGGAAAGATAAGCGGAAACGGACAGATGAGGACTTTTTGCTTGTTGACCAATTCGGCCGTCCGGTTGAAGAAACATATTTAAAGCCATCTGCTGAGACACTGCTCCATGTTGAGGTATACAAAAAGACAAACGCTGGCTGCAGCCTTCATGTCCATACCATCGATAATAATGTCATCTCTGAGGTCTATGGAGACAGAGGCGAGGTGCAATTCCAGGGGCAGGAACTGATTAAGGCATTTAATATCTGGGAGGAAGATGCTGTTCTAAAGATTCCTATTATTCCGAATTATGCACATATACCAACCTTGGCCAAAGCATTTTCAGAGCATGTTAAAGGAGATACAGGCGCTGTTTTGATCCGTAACCATGGGATTACTGTGTGGGGCAGGAATGCATTTGAAGCAAAGAAAATTCTTGAGGCTACCGAATTTTTATTCCGCTACCAGTTAAGGCTGCTCGAACACAAGCCATTCCAATTGTTCAAGGTCGTTTAA
- a CDS encoding 1,2-dihydroxy-3-keto-5-methylthiopentene dioxygenase — protein MAFIVKQNTQERILDEQQVEAFLNEQEVIYEKWEINKLPANLQEKFLLTDEEKQEILEAFSEEIKDISERRGYKAQDVISLSGNTPNLDQLLANFKQEHHHTDDEVRFIVSGHGVFVIQGKDGEFFEVFLNPGDLISVPENTRHYFTLQDDRQVVAVRIFVTTEGWVPIYEEEKVSQ, from the coding sequence ATGGCATTTATCGTAAAGCAAAACACACAGGAAAGAATACTTGATGAACAGCAGGTCGAAGCATTTCTGAACGAGCAGGAAGTCATCTATGAAAAATGGGAAATCAATAAATTGCCTGCAAATCTTCAAGAAAAATTCTTGTTAACAGATGAAGAAAAACAGGAAATCCTTGAAGCTTTCAGTGAGGAGATTAAAGATATCTCTGAACGCAGAGGCTACAAAGCTCAAGACGTCATTTCGCTTTCCGGCAATACACCGAATCTTGATCAGCTTTTGGCGAATTTCAAGCAGGAACACCACCATACAGATGATGAGGTAAGATTCATTGTCAGCGGCCATGGAGTATTTGTTATTCAGGGTAAGGACGGAGAATTTTTTGAAGTGTTCCTGAATCCAGGAGACTTGATCTCAGTTCCTGAAAATACACGTCATTACTTTACGCTTCAGGATGATCGCCAGGTGGTTGCAGTTAGAATTTTCGTTACAACTGAAGGCTGGGTTCCTATTTACGAAGAGGAAAAAGTCAGCCAGTAA
- a CDS encoding aspartyl-phosphate phosphatase Spo0E family protein — protein MYHSQNALLKEINRVRELMVASALETGYTSAETIRRSQELDTLIYEYQSLCRETELQRQRTKILFRQMILLTKKQYILSHA, from the coding sequence GTGTATCATTCGCAAAATGCTTTGTTGAAGGAAATCAATCGTGTAAGGGAATTGATGGTGGCTTCTGCACTTGAAACAGGATATACAAGTGCTGAGACAATCCGCCGGAGCCAGGAGCTCGACACTCTGATTTATGAATATCAATCATTATGCAGGGAGACAGAATTGCAAAGGCAAAGAACTAAAATTCTTTTCAGACAAATGATCCTGCTTACAAAAAAACAATATATTTTATCGCATGCGTGA
- a CDS encoding electron transfer flavoprotein subunit beta/FixA family protein, producing the protein MHIVVCVKQVPDTKIIKINPKTNTLDRRSAPAILNPYDAHAVQEAVKIRNKTGGSISVLSMGPPQAVSVIKKSVEIGADRGYLISDRAFAGADTLATSYALSKALEKISKDHPIDLVICGKHAIDGDTGQVGPGIARRLDIPPITNVIEVSKVNKEEKYVHIKRKQIDGYEVLQSQLPCLLTVEKEINDIEYAPLPNMINAARYEPVIWSVNDLEDVDKTQLGLKGSPTIVGKMFSPPKLEGGKRIEGDADAQVEQLMGILMERKDLLKLNAANS; encoded by the coding sequence ATGCACATTGTCGTATGTGTCAAGCAAGTGCCCGATACGAAGATCATCAAAATCAATCCTAAGACCAATACTCTGGACAGGCGAAGCGCACCAGCCATTTTGAATCCTTATGATGCTCACGCTGTACAGGAAGCTGTGAAAATCAGGAATAAAACAGGAGGAAGTATTTCAGTACTTTCTATGGGACCGCCACAGGCAGTATCTGTCATAAAAAAAAGTGTGGAAATTGGCGCAGACCGTGGATACCTCATTTCAGACAGAGCTTTCGCGGGAGCTGATACCCTTGCGACTAGTTATGCGCTCTCCAAGGCGCTTGAAAAAATATCGAAGGATCATCCCATAGACCTGGTCATTTGCGGCAAGCATGCGATTGATGGAGATACAGGACAAGTAGGACCTGGTATTGCGCGACGCCTTGATATTCCCCCGATCACGAACGTGATTGAAGTTTCAAAGGTTAATAAGGAAGAAAAATATGTCCATATCAAGCGCAAGCAAATCGATGGATACGAGGTCTTACAATCGCAGCTTCCTTGTTTGCTGACTGTTGAAAAAGAGATTAATGACATAGAGTATGCACCACTTCCAAACATGATCAATGCAGCAAGATATGAGCCGGTCATCTGGTCTGTGAATGATCTTGAAGATGTTGACAAGACCCAGTTGGGATTAAAAGGATCGCCAACGATTGTCGGCAAGATGTTCAGTCCACCTAAGCTAGAAGGCGGGAAAAGGATTGAAGGAGATGCCGATGCCCAAGTAGAGCAGCTAATGGGAATCCTGATGGAAAGAAAAGATTTATTGAAATTAAATGCAGCCAACTCTTGA
- a CDS encoding electron transfer flavoprotein subunit alpha/FixB family protein, with protein MEENQGVWVFIEVNDGKIEGVSLELLGAGRKLADKLEVPLSGVMLGQGVMPLANEVIYAGADQVYVVDHPVLKDYRTESYMKGVCTLAEKYKPEIFLYGATPNGKDLASAVATDLSTGLTADTTMLDVDIEKRLLEASRPAFGGNIMATILCKKHRPQMATVRPKVMKALETDEGRKGVIIEEELELREEDMRTKVLKIVKDVTKKASLAEAHVIVAGGKGLGDIQGFQLIHELAEVIGASVGGTRDVVEAGWLKHEQQIGQTGETVTPKIYFAIGISGAIQHVEGMKNSELIIAINKDPNAPIFDVATYGIVGDALEIVPKLIKQFKELSKEKGGEMSYV; from the coding sequence ATGGAAGAAAACCAGGGAGTCTGGGTATTCATTGAAGTAAATGATGGGAAAATCGAAGGAGTTTCACTGGAATTGCTTGGTGCAGGAAGGAAGCTTGCCGACAAACTGGAAGTGCCGCTGTCCGGGGTTATGCTTGGGCAAGGTGTCATGCCTTTAGCAAATGAAGTGATCTATGCTGGTGCAGACCAAGTATATGTCGTTGACCATCCGGTCCTGAAGGATTATCGGACTGAGTCCTATATGAAGGGTGTCTGCACCCTCGCTGAAAAATATAAGCCTGAAATCTTCCTTTATGGAGCCACTCCAAATGGAAAAGACCTGGCGAGTGCAGTTGCAACGGATTTAAGTACTGGTTTGACCGCGGATACAACGATGCTTGATGTCGATATTGAGAAAAGGCTGCTTGAAGCGAGCCGTCCTGCATTTGGCGGAAATATCATGGCAACCATTCTTTGTAAAAAACACAGGCCGCAAATGGCTACAGTCCGCCCTAAGGTAATGAAAGCCCTCGAAACGGATGAAGGCAGGAAGGGAGTCATCATCGAAGAGGAGTTGGAACTTAGGGAAGAAGATATGCGCACAAAGGTGCTTAAAATTGTGAAGGACGTAACAAAAAAGGCAAGCCTGGCAGAAGCCCATGTCATCGTCGCTGGCGGAAAAGGTTTGGGCGATATCCAGGGATTCCAGCTTATTCATGAGTTAGCAGAAGTGATTGGAGCAAGTGTAGGCGGCACAAGGGATGTTGTTGAAGCAGGCTGGCTGAAGCATGAGCAGCAAATAGGCCAGACTGGCGAGACGGTTACGCCGAAAATCTATTTTGCCATCGGAATTTCAGGGGCAATCCAGCATGTCGAAGGAATGAAGAACTCTGAGCTGATCATTGCCATAAACAAGGATCCGAACGCTCCGATTTTCGATGTAGCCACATATGGCATTGTTGGTGACGCATTGGAAATTGTACCGAAACTAATCAAGCAGTTCAAAGAGCTCAGCAAAGAGAAGGGCGGGGAAATGAGCTATGTCTGA
- a CDS encoding FAD-dependent oxidoreductase, translated as MSEKFDVIVVGAGPAGTSCAYNCAKNGLKVLLIERGEYPGSKNVMGGVLYRKQMEDIIPEFWKEAPLERPVVEQRFWMMDKESVVQFGYKGLEWAVEPYNNFTVLRAQFDQWFAKKAVEQGALLINETVVTECIVENGKVIGVRTDRPDGEAYADVVVLADGVNSLLSKQLGFHREFRPDEVALTVMEVINLPKDKINERFNLEGNHGTTIEIFGDSTQGNLGTAFLYTNKESLNIGVGTTLSSMIKAKLKPYELLDYLKKHPMVRPYLEGGESAEYLAHLIPEGGFNSVPRVAGNGVLVVGDAAQLVNAIHREGSNMAMASGQMAAEAIVEAKKDGDFSESSLNRYKEALFGSFIIKDLEKYKDAAHTFETYPQYFKEYLPMMNKAMSKFFTVDGTPKKEKQKEIMRSVTAEKGTFKVMQDIYRAWKAVK; from the coding sequence ATGTCTGAAAAATTTGATGTAATCGTCGTAGGAGCCGGCCCTGCTGGAACTTCATGTGCCTACAACTGTGCCAAAAATGGCCTGAAAGTATTGCTGATTGAACGTGGTGAATACCCAGGTTCAAAGAACGTTATGGGTGGGGTTCTTTATCGGAAACAGATGGAAGACATTATTCCGGAATTTTGGAAGGAAGCGCCACTGGAGCGGCCTGTTGTTGAGCAGCGCTTCTGGATGATGGATAAAGAATCGGTTGTCCAGTTTGGCTACAAAGGTCTTGAATGGGCGGTTGAACCATATAATAACTTTACAGTACTGCGTGCCCAATTTGACCAATGGTTCGCAAAGAAAGCGGTCGAACAGGGTGCCTTGTTGATTAATGAAACAGTTGTCACAGAATGTATTGTAGAAAATGGCAAGGTAATAGGCGTGCGCACCGACCGCCCTGATGGAGAAGCGTATGCGGATGTTGTCGTGCTCGCAGACGGTGTAAACTCCCTGCTATCCAAGCAGCTTGGCTTCCACAGAGAATTCCGTCCTGATGAAGTGGCACTGACGGTTATGGAAGTCATCAATCTTCCAAAGGACAAAATCAATGAACGCTTCAATCTTGAAGGAAATCATGGAACGACAATTGAGATATTCGGTGATTCAACGCAAGGCAATCTTGGTACTGCCTTCCTTTATACAAACAAAGAAAGTTTGAACATCGGGGTAGGCACTACACTCTCAAGCATGATCAAAGCCAAATTGAAGCCATATGAGCTGCTTGATTACCTGAAGAAACATCCAATGGTCCGCCCGTATCTGGAGGGAGGGGAATCAGCAGAATACCTGGCCCACTTGATACCTGAGGGAGGATTCAATTCCGTGCCAAGGGTTGCGGGGAACGGTGTGCTTGTAGTCGGGGATGCCGCCCAGCTCGTCAACGCCATTCACCGTGAAGGGTCAAACATGGCGATGGCTTCAGGCCAAATGGCTGCAGAAGCGATCGTTGAAGCCAAAAAGGATGGCGATTTCAGCGAGAGCAGCTTGAATCGCTATAAAGAAGCGTTATTCGGAAGCTTCATCATTAAGGACCTTGAAAAATATAAGGATGCAGCACATACCTTTGAGACATACCCGCAGTATTTCAAGGAATATCTGCCGATGATGAACAAGGCAATGAGCAAGTTTTTCACTGTTGATGGAACACCAAAGAAAGAAAAACAAAAGGAAATCATGCGCAGCGTGACGGCTGAAAAAGGAACCTTTAAGGTTATGCAAGACATCTATCGTGCCTGGAAGGCGGTGAAATAA
- a CDS encoding ferredoxin family protein: MSTTNIEEKQFLLRFKCDTKSHLTVLDHDVCMTQCPDKLCTVFCPAEVYKWEGKRMQVGYEGCHECGSCRIGCPYQNIKWEYPKGGHGIVFRLA; this comes from the coding sequence ATGTCAACGACAAACATCGAGGAAAAACAATTTCTTTTAAGGTTTAAGTGTGACACAAAATCGCATCTTACAGTTTTGGACCATGACGTCTGCATGACACAATGTCCTGACAAGCTTTGTACCGTTTTCTGTCCTGCTGAGGTGTATAAGTGGGAAGGGAAAAGGATGCAGGTAGGCTATGAGGGCTGCCATGAATGCGGTAGCTGCCGGATCGGATGCCCTTACCAGAATATAAAATGGGAATATCCAAAAGGCGGCCACGGCATTGTATTCAGGCTTGCTTAA
- a CDS encoding hemerythrin domain-containing protein, whose protein sequence is MTGCLSGINQDSSFTLSAGLQQLKNEHPPLLEMLSNLLDLSQKIEEGEQMEENFSRLREMVIEFLAELEPHSEREEGVLFEMMAAYIGREMGPIAVMEYEHDQAKRFIGTFLHNTKDGTIGFSNEKMIENAQMIKNANYTLVSHFAKEESILFPMAENMFSEEEKQELAERIKVI, encoded by the coding sequence ATGACAGGATGTTTGAGTGGTATTAACCAGGATTCAAGTTTTACATTAAGTGCTGGTCTTCAACAATTAAAAAATGAGCATCCGCCACTATTAGAGATGCTTTCAAACCTTTTGGATCTTTCACAGAAAATTGAAGAAGGGGAGCAAATGGAAGAAAACTTCTCGAGGCTGAGGGAGATGGTCATTGAGTTCCTTGCGGAGCTGGAGCCGCATTCAGAGAGAGAGGAAGGCGTATTGTTTGAGATGATGGCAGCCTATATTGGAAGAGAAATGGGACCGATTGCCGTCATGGAATATGAGCATGATCAGGCAAAGCGCTTTATCGGGACCTTCCTTCATAATACAAAGGATGGCACCATTGGTTTTTCAAATGAGAAGATGATTGAAAATGCCCAGATGATAAAAAATGCAAATTACACTTTGGTGAGCCATTTTGCTAAAGAGGAAAGCATTCTTTTCCCGATGGCGGAGAATATGTTCAGCGAGGAAGAAAAACAGGAATTGGCTGAACGCATTAAGGTGATATAA
- a CDS encoding MFS transporter, whose translation MSQSAAAVSAKPQNQNETAYKILFIIGLVHLLNDSIQSVIPAMFPILEKSMGLSFTQLGMIAFSLNIVSSILQPLIGMATDKKPMPYALPLGLTSTMFGVLGLAFASSFEYVILSVLFIGLGSAVFHPEGSRVAYMAAGPRRGLAQSIYQVGGNSGQALAPLITALILVPLGQFGAVWFTIVAAIAVGLLLYIAAWYSRKLDYEKIAAKVNQANKQVNKGISKNIKMALVLILFLIFARSWYISGMTNFYAFYTIDKYGLSIKEAQIFLFAFLVAGAFGTFFGGPLADRFGKKNIIFLSMIATAPLSAIIPFMPYSIAFALLTLSGFMLMSSFSVTVVYAQELVPGKIGTMAGLTVGLAFGMGAIGSVGLGYLADLIGLPLMIIAVGFLPLLGLLTMFLPSDEKLAEWHR comes from the coding sequence ATGAGCCAATCAGCTGCCGCAGTTAGCGCCAAACCGCAGAATCAAAATGAGACTGCATATAAGATACTCTTCATCATCGGGTTAGTACATTTATTGAATGACTCCATCCAATCCGTCATTCCGGCGATGTTCCCCATTCTTGAAAAATCGATGGGACTTTCATTCACTCAATTAGGAATGATCGCCTTTTCTTTGAATATCGTTTCTTCCATCCTTCAGCCTCTGATAGGAATGGCAACCGACAAGAAACCAATGCCTTATGCCTTGCCGCTTGGTTTGACCTCGACCATGTTCGGTGTCCTCGGCCTTGCATTCGCTTCGAGTTTTGAATATGTTATTCTTTCCGTTTTATTCATTGGACTTGGGTCAGCTGTGTTCCATCCTGAAGGTTCCCGGGTGGCCTATATGGCAGCCGGTCCGCGGAGGGGGCTTGCACAGTCCATTTACCAGGTTGGAGGCAATTCCGGACAGGCCCTTGCCCCGCTGATCACTGCGCTCATTCTCGTCCCGCTCGGCCAGTTTGGAGCAGTATGGTTTACAATTGTCGCAGCGATAGCTGTGGGGCTACTTTTATATATTGCCGCCTGGTACAGCCGGAAATTGGATTATGAAAAAATAGCTGCCAAAGTCAATCAAGCTAACAAACAAGTAAATAAAGGGATCTCAAAAAATATCAAAATGGCGCTTGTCCTGATTTTATTTTTGATTTTCGCCCGTTCCTGGTATATCTCGGGCATGACGAATTTTTACGCGTTTTATACAATCGACAAATATGGCCTTTCGATTAAAGAGGCGCAAATTTTCCTGTTTGCGTTCCTTGTTGCCGGTGCGTTCGGCACTTTTTTCGGAGGCCCGCTGGCAGACCGTTTTGGCAAGAAAAACATTATATTCCTTTCGATGATTGCGACTGCGCCTCTATCCGCCATCATTCCATTTATGCCGTACAGCATCGCCTTTGCCCTGCTTACCCTTAGCGGCTTTATGTTGATGTCGAGCTTTTCGGTTACTGTTGTATACGCACAGGAGCTTGTTCCAGGTAAAATCGGCACGATGGCGGGATTGACGGTCGGTCTTGCATTCGGTATGGGGGCTATTGGATCTGTCGGTCTTGGATATCTTGCTGACCTGATCGGCTTGCCATTGATGATCATCGCTGTCGGATTCCTGCCCCTGCTGGGACTACTGACTATGTTCCTTCCTTCAGATGAAAAACTGGCTGAATGGCACAGATAG
- a CDS encoding phosphotransferase enzyme family protein has product MEKAVSTLMNQEILEEFLGRFGLEKEVKKLGDFENYVYETYKNGQPYIMRLTHSSHRDMDEVLSELDWMRHLKSKGLSVPEVFQSEEGNFAEEIKAADDSSFYGCVYTKAKGKAVSVRSDDFNEALFKKWGETTGKMHLATKSYEPSRGIKERSNWDDDDLLSIEKYYPAEDGQLVEKANEVIAMISELPKNKDNYGIIHTDIHSGNFFYDGEQIHVFDFDDASYHWFASDIAIPLYYSILYRIPASEEAERNRFGNLFLDAFIEGYQKANSLPDGWEEQVPLFLMLRDIVLYAVLHKKIAPEDRDEKLKGMMVEIAERIRNKQPIVKMD; this is encoded by the coding sequence ATGGAAAAAGCTGTGAGCACCTTGATGAACCAAGAAATTTTAGAAGAATTCCTGGGGCGTTTCGGGCTGGAAAAGGAAGTGAAGAAACTTGGAGATTTCGAGAATTATGTTTATGAAACTTATAAAAATGGCCAGCCATATATCATGAGGCTCACCCACAGTTCTCACCGGGACATGGATGAGGTTTTATCCGAATTGGATTGGATGAGGCATTTGAAAAGTAAAGGTCTGTCTGTACCCGAGGTTTTTCAATCGGAAGAAGGAAACTTTGCAGAAGAGATTAAGGCAGCCGATGATAGTTCGTTTTATGGCTGTGTATACACCAAAGCTAAAGGGAAGGCTGTCAGTGTCCGTTCTGATGACTTTAATGAAGCTCTGTTCAAAAAATGGGGAGAAACGACGGGGAAAATGCATCTTGCGACCAAATCCTATGAGCCGTCTAGAGGCATAAAAGAACGATCAAACTGGGATGATGACGATCTTCTGTCAATTGAAAAATATTATCCTGCCGAAGATGGGCAATTAGTAGAAAAGGCGAATGAAGTGATCGCCATGATTTCAGAACTGCCGAAAAATAAGGATAATTACGGTATCATCCATACTGATATCCATTCCGGGAATTTCTTTTACGATGGAGAACAGATTCATGTTTTCGATTTCGATGATGCAAGTTACCATTGGTTCGCTTCGGATATCGCGATTCCTCTGTACTATTCTATCCTTTATCGGATCCCTGCAAGCGAGGAAGCAGAGCGAAATCGTTTTGGCAATTTATTTCTGGATGCTTTTATTGAAGGATATCAAAAAGCTAATTCGCTGCCAGACGGCTGGGAGGAACAAGTCCCGTTATTCCTGATGCTTCGTGATATTGTACTGTACGCTGTTCTCCATAAAAAAATCGCCCCAGAGGATCGGGACGAAAAATTGAAGGGAATGATGGTAGAAATTGCAGAAAGAATCAGGAACAAACAGCCAATCGTGAAAATGGATTAA
- a CDS encoding TPM domain-containing protein: MMRINRFPRLAAILGILLLLLPAGSIAAPNQIPAPVGDIYVQDFANVLSENEEIQIKNIGRSIDDQTSSQVAVLTVDSIGESSIEEYSVQAYRQYGLGTAEDDNGVLLVIALQEKKIRIEVGYGLEGIIPDGKAGRILDEYAIPHLQNGQPNLAVMNTYQALANEVSGTNEFGSAQDAVQQQQDLPIPSWLLVIIVIGVIVLDFMFFGGTLTYLLLSIISRGGGGGGPRGGGGGSSGGGGASRGW, encoded by the coding sequence ATGATGAGAATAAATAGATTCCCTCGCCTTGCAGCAATACTTGGCATCCTGCTATTGCTGCTTCCGGCCGGGTCAATCGCGGCACCAAATCAGATACCTGCACCAGTAGGTGATATCTATGTTCAGGATTTTGCCAATGTTTTAAGCGAGAACGAAGAAATACAAATTAAAAACATTGGAAGGTCGATTGATGACCAGACTTCTTCACAGGTTGCTGTCCTCACCGTCGACTCGATTGGCGAGTCAAGCATTGAGGAATACTCGGTCCAAGCGTATCGCCAGTACGGACTGGGCACAGCGGAAGATGATAATGGCGTTCTGCTTGTAATTGCCCTGCAGGAAAAGAAAATCAGGATCGAAGTTGGATATGGACTTGAAGGAATCATTCCTGACGGCAAGGCAGGTCGTATCCTTGATGAGTATGCGATTCCGCATCTTCAAAATGGGCAGCCTAACCTCGCTGTCATGAACACATATCAGGCGCTTGCCAACGAGGTATCGGGTACAAATGAATTCGGAAGTGCACAAGATGCTGTTCAGCAGCAGCAAGACCTCCCTATACCTTCATGGCTTCTCGTCATCATCGTAATCGGCGTCATTGTCCTCGATTTTATGTTCTTCGGCGGGACCTTAACCTACCTGCTGTTATCGATCATTTCAAGAGGCGGAGGTGGCGGCGGACCTCGAGGTGGCGGTGGCGGCTCATCAGGAGGAGGCGGTGCAAGCCGTGGGTGGTGA